A region from the Arvicola amphibius chromosome 12, mArvAmp1.2, whole genome shotgun sequence genome encodes:
- the Sertad4 gene encoding SERTA domain-containing protein 4, translating into MTLVLSMNRFCEPIVSEGAAGIAGYQTLWEADSYRGASPPGPAQVPLQADRAASPQLAGSHYRGIPNPIGASKVTYFKRKYAPEEDLHPPLSSCSHTTISVFEERAHILYMSLEKLRFIDDPEVYLRRSVLINNLMKRIHGEILMQNSWCLPACSLSGTSAQEWFLAQDCPYRKRPRVAKEEWEKVHTCCLYQECGSHCLNLPLSVNAGVGSNSAAAPAASPSAAPSSSSSSSSSSSLPLPSCSHHVDFDIGSAPIYKSDGQTPADEIFVTNRSLGVQEKAKFSDGKVSHDTSRDSDTLGQEPLGDDLDCECKGQFYDYFETGYNEKSHMSESWKKSLRKKELSPSTRLCCSKGSKM; encoded by the exons ATGACGCTGGTTCTGTCCATGAATAGATTCTGCGAGCCCATTGTCTCAGAAGGAGCTGCTGGAATCGCCGGGTACCAGACGCTATGGGAGGCTGACAGCTACCGAGGTGCAAGCCCCCCAGGGCCAGCACAGGTTCCTTTACAGGCAGACCGAGCAGCCAGCCCACAACTGGCAG GATCGCACTACAGGGGAATTCCAAATCCTATTGGAGCATCCAAGGTcacctacttcaagaggaagtACGCCCCAGAGGAGGATCTTCACCCCCCCCTCAGCAGCTGCAGCCATACA ACCATCTCTGTTTTTGAAGAACGAGCCCACATCCTTTACATGTCCTTGGAGAAGCTCAGGTTCATCGATGACCCGGAAGTGTACCTGCGGAGATCCGTCCTCATTAACAACCTGATGAAGAGGATCCATGGGGAAATCCTCATGCAGAACAGCTGGTGCCTCCCCGCCTGCTCCCTCAGCGGCACCTCCGCCCAAGAGTGGTTCCTGGCTCAAGACTGTCCTTACCGGAAACGGCCCCGGGTGGCCAAAGAGGAGTGGGAGAAAGTCCACACTTGCTGTTTGTACCAGGAGTGTGGCAGCCACTGCCTGAATCTGCCCCTTTCAGTCAATGCCGGTGTTGGAAGCAATTCTGCTGCTGCCCCGGCTGCATCTCCCTCTGCCgccccatcctcatcctcatcctcctcttcctcctcctctctgccatTGCCTAGCTGTTCCCACCATGTGGACTTTGATATAGGCAGCGCCCCCATCTACAAGAGCGACGGCCAAACACCTGCCGATGAAATTTTCGTCACTAACAGGTCACTTGGTGTCCAGGAAAAAGCCAAATTCAGCGATGGGAAAGTAAGTCACGACACCAGCAGAGACAGTGACACCCTTGGCCAAGAACCTCTGGGGGACGACCTTGATTGTGAGTGCAAAGGCCAATTCTATGACTATTTTGAGACTGGATATAATGAGAAAAGCCACATGAGTGAGTCCTGGAAAAAGTCTTTGAGGAAAAAGGAGCTTTCCCCAAGCACCAGACTATGCTGCAGCAAAGGAAGTAAGATGTGA